A section of the Bacillus pumilus genome encodes:
- a CDS encoding UDP-N-acetylmuramoyl-L-alanyl-D-glutamate--2,6-diaminopimelate ligase produces the protein MKLQELLTYFKSENNELINENPDITSIEMDSREVKEGSLFVCIKGYTVDGHDYAEKAVKSGAAAIVAEHPLNITDVPVIIVKHSQRALARIADAFYEQPTHKLNLIGITGTNGKTSTTHMIEQVMRKAEKKTGLIGTMYMKVNDDILDVKNTTPESVTLQKTFKQMLDQDVDTAIMEVSSHALHLGRVHGCDYDIAVFTNLTQDHLDYHNTMEEYKHAKSLLFSQLGSAFHHNKPKHAILNADDEASSYFEKVTAAEVMTYALEQKADVMAKNIQIMPKGTQFDLVTPIGTKKVTVALVGKFNVYNILAAVSVGIVSGLTFETIVSAIEELEGVKGRFELVNCDQDFPVIVDYAHTPDSLENVLTTCRELTEGKIFCVIGCGGDRDKTKRPQMAQIAVKYADEPVFTSDNPRSEDPSAILKDMENGVPDAYYHSFVNRKQAIFFAIANAKKGDTVLIAGKGHETYQIIGDQVHDFDDAKIAVDAILDLNKS, from the coding sequence ATGAAATTACAAGAACTGCTTACATACTTTAAAAGTGAAAACAACGAATTGATAAACGAAAATCCTGATATCACTTCCATTGAAATGGATTCAAGAGAGGTGAAAGAGGGAAGCCTTTTTGTCTGTATAAAAGGCTATACAGTAGATGGACATGATTACGCTGAAAAAGCGGTGAAAAGCGGGGCTGCAGCCATTGTAGCAGAACACCCACTTAACATAACAGATGTACCAGTCATTATTGTGAAACACTCTCAAAGAGCACTTGCAAGAATAGCTGATGCGTTTTATGAACAGCCCACTCATAAGCTGAATCTCATTGGGATCACTGGTACAAATGGAAAAACCTCAACAACACACATGATCGAACAAGTGATGAGAAAAGCCGAAAAGAAAACAGGCTTAATCGGTACGATGTATATGAAAGTGAATGATGACATTCTCGACGTGAAAAATACCACACCTGAAAGTGTCACACTTCAGAAAACGTTTAAACAGATGCTTGATCAAGATGTAGACACAGCCATCATGGAAGTATCATCACATGCCCTCCATCTTGGCAGAGTACATGGATGTGATTATGATATTGCGGTTTTCACAAACCTTACACAGGACCATCTTGACTACCACAACACAATGGAAGAATATAAACATGCGAAAAGCTTGTTGTTTTCTCAGCTTGGAAGTGCCTTTCATCACAATAAACCGAAGCATGCGATTTTAAATGCAGATGATGAGGCTTCGAGTTATTTTGAAAAAGTCACTGCTGCTGAAGTCATGACGTATGCCCTAGAGCAAAAAGCAGATGTCATGGCAAAAAATATTCAAATCATGCCGAAGGGAACTCAATTTGATTTGGTCACTCCAATCGGCACCAAGAAAGTGACGGTTGCCCTCGTCGGGAAGTTCAATGTGTATAATATCCTTGCAGCTGTATCAGTTGGGATCGTATCTGGCTTAACATTTGAGACGATCGTGAGTGCGATTGAAGAGCTTGAAGGAGTCAAAGGCAGATTTGAACTTGTAAACTGCGATCAAGATTTCCCGGTCATCGTAGATTACGCGCATACACCTGACAGTTTAGAAAATGTCCTCACAACGTGTAGAGAATTAACAGAGGGCAAAATTTTCTGTGTGATTGGCTGCGGTGGTGATCGTGATAAAACAAAGCGTCCTCAAATGGCTCAAATCGCTGTGAAATATGCAGATGAACCTGTATTTACGTCAGACAACCCAAGAAGCGAAGATCCTTCAGCCATTTTAAAAGATATGGAAAATGGGGTACCAGACGCATATTATCATAGCTTTGTGAATCGGAAACAAGCGATTTTCTTTGCCATTGCCAATGCAAAAAAAGGCGATACAGTCCTAATAGCGGGTAAAGGCCATGAGACCTATCAAATTATTGGCGATCAAGTCCATGACTTTGATGATGCAAAAATTGCTGTTGATGCTATTTTAGACCTAAACAAATCTTAA
- a CDS encoding stage V sporulation protein D translates to MRVSSVTVRKRLLFVLLFGVIIFFIIDTRLGYVQFIMGEKLTSLAKDSWSRNLPFEPERGDILDRNGVELATNKSAPSILVVPRQIKDPAETSKKLAAVLNMSEEKAYKHVTKKTSIERISPEGRKVSHEKAKEVRELDLEGVYVAEDSIRHYPFGSFLSHVLGFAGIDNQGLLGLEAYYDDDLKGEKGSVKFYSDAKGQKMPDEADDYTPPKDGLDMKLTVDAKVQTIIERELDNAQAKYNPDGMIAIAMNPKNGEVLGMSSRPDFDPADYQSVDSKVFNRNLPVWSTYEPGSTFKIITLAAALEEKKVNLKRDSFFDSGSVTVDGARLRCWKKGGHGSQSFLEVVQNSCNPGFVELGDRLGKEKLFSYIKNFGFGQKTGIDLQGEGRGILFPLDRVGPVEQATTAFGQGVSVTPIQQVAAVAAAVNGGTLYTPYIAKEWIDPITKEVVKKQSPIAKKKVISAETSKEIRYALESVVAQGTGRNAFVEGYRVGGKTGTAQKVKDGKYMENNHIVSFIGFAPADDPSIVVYVAVDNPKGTIQFGGTVAAPIVGHIMRDSLPEMGVKKRKGQIEKKYQWLDTKTIEVPNLVGGSVSDLESLLINLKIDASGTGSKVVKQSPAAGTKVKEGSTIRLYLNDE, encoded by the coding sequence GTGCGAGTGTCGAGTGTAACAGTGAGAAAACGATTGCTTTTCGTGCTGCTGTTTGGGGTGATCATTTTTTTCATCATAGATACTAGATTAGGATATGTGCAGTTTATTATGGGCGAGAAGCTGACAAGCTTAGCAAAAGATTCATGGAGTAGAAACCTTCCATTCGAACCGGAACGAGGAGATATCTTGGACCGGAATGGAGTAGAGCTTGCGACGAACAAAAGTGCTCCATCTATTTTAGTTGTCCCTCGGCAAATTAAAGATCCTGCAGAAACAAGTAAGAAATTAGCAGCAGTGCTGAATATGTCTGAAGAGAAAGCGTACAAACACGTCACGAAGAAAACATCAATAGAACGAATTTCACCTGAGGGCAGAAAGGTATCACATGAAAAAGCAAAAGAAGTGAGAGAGCTTGATTTAGAAGGTGTGTATGTAGCAGAAGACAGCATCAGACATTATCCGTTTGGCAGCTTTCTTTCACATGTACTTGGTTTTGCTGGCATCGATAATCAAGGCTTACTAGGGCTTGAAGCCTACTATGATGACGACCTAAAAGGTGAAAAAGGCTCTGTGAAATTTTATTCTGATGCAAAAGGGCAAAAAATGCCAGATGAAGCAGATGATTATACACCCCCTAAAGATGGTCTTGATATGAAATTGACAGTCGATGCAAAAGTACAAACTATCATAGAACGGGAATTAGACAACGCGCAGGCAAAGTATAATCCTGATGGTATGATTGCGATTGCGATGAATCCGAAAAATGGTGAAGTGCTCGGAATGTCGAGCAGACCAGATTTTGATCCAGCTGATTATCAATCAGTTGATTCAAAAGTGTTCAACCGAAATCTACCGGTGTGGAGCACATATGAGCCGGGTTCAACATTTAAAATTATTACACTTGCAGCAGCATTAGAAGAGAAGAAAGTTAATTTAAAACGTGATTCATTTTTTGACAGCGGATCTGTGACAGTTGATGGTGCAAGGCTTAGGTGCTGGAAAAAAGGCGGACATGGATCGCAGTCATTCTTGGAAGTCGTTCAAAATTCCTGTAACCCCGGCTTTGTAGAGCTGGGAGACCGTCTGGGTAAAGAAAAATTATTTTCTTATATCAAAAATTTCGGATTTGGCCAAAAAACCGGAATTGACCTTCAAGGAGAAGGGCGTGGGATTTTGTTCCCGCTTGATCGTGTAGGTCCTGTAGAGCAGGCGACCACGGCCTTTGGTCAAGGTGTTTCTGTTACACCGATTCAACAAGTGGCTGCAGTAGCAGCTGCAGTAAATGGTGGGACACTTTACACGCCATATATTGCAAAAGAGTGGATAGATCCAATCACAAAAGAGGTCGTGAAAAAGCAATCGCCTATTGCCAAAAAGAAAGTGATTTCAGCAGAAACATCTAAAGAAATCAGGTATGCACTTGAAAGTGTAGTCGCCCAAGGAACTGGCCGAAATGCATTTGTTGAAGGGTATCGGGTCGGCGGAAAAACAGGAACAGCCCAGAAGGTAAAGGACGGAAAGTATATGGAGAATAACCATATTGTGTCGTTTATCGGTTTTGCGCCTGCCGATGACCCAAGTATCGTAGTCTATGTGGCTGTGGATAACCCAAAAGGCACCATTCAATTTGGTGGTACCGTTGCCGCGCCAATTGTTGGTCATATTATGCGGGATAGCCTGCCTGAGATGGGTGTGAAAAAAAGAAAAGGCCAAATTGAAAAGAAGTATCAGTGGCTGGACACAAAAACCATTGAAGTACCGAATCTTGTAGGAGGATCTGTTTCAGATCTTGAATCCCTCTTGATTAACTTAAAGATCGATGCCTCAGGAACTGGCAGTAAGGTAGTGAAGCAATCACCTGCTGCGGGGACAAAGGTCAAAGAAGGCTCGACGATCAGATTATACTTAAACGATGAATAA
- a CDS encoding penicillin-binding protein — protein MPKKNKMMNRGAAIASICFALFFFIILARFIYIQITGTVDGQVLAAKANEQYQSKKTLEAKRGSILDRNGNVIAEDTSVYKLIAVMSKKMTVDLKHPMHVVDKEKTAKELSKVIDMSESEILKRLNTKDAFQVEFGKAGKDISFSTKEKIEKLKLPGIAFEKDTKRYYPNGMFASNLIGYARLNEATKDMSGAMGLEKALNKYLKEKDGYVTYNSDRSGWALPNSKEDIVAPKDGKNVTLTIDQKIQAFLEESMTQVAKKYKPKKIIATVVDPKTGKVLAMGQRPSFNLNELDITNYNNDVISYAFEPGSTMKIFTLAAAIQEGVYQGNDKYQSGTYKVGGGLVRDHNNGNGWGKIDFHQGVLRSSNVAFAKLAKEKLGFTRYEQYLQKFHFYDKTGIDLPNEASSKINYRYEYDKASTAYGQASAITPIQQIEAATAIANGGTMMKPYVIDHITDPNTNKTILQHEPTAAGKPISSDTAKQVRDILGEVVSSKIGTGQPYQIKGFDVAGKTGTGQIGGAGGYLQGRNDYVFSFMGMAPKDDPKLLVYVAVQQPQLSETETGSAPVSQIFNPVMKNSLLYLNIAPTKTDDKKSGEEKVKQETMPSYLDLEVKQAETEAKKKNLTPVVIGDGLSIKRQWPSAGSEFSESQKVFLKTAGKTIKMPDMTGWSRREVLQYASIAGVHIETNGQGYAVKQSVKSGAEISDKVVTVTFKSPN, from the coding sequence ATGCCTAAAAAGAATAAAATGATGAACAGAGGCGCGGCAATTGCAAGTATTTGCTTCGCCCTGTTTTTCTTTATCATCCTAGCACGTTTTATCTATATTCAAATTACTGGAACGGTTGATGGACAAGTATTAGCCGCTAAGGCAAATGAACAATATCAATCGAAGAAAACACTTGAAGCCAAAAGGGGATCTATTTTAGACCGGAATGGAAATGTGATCGCTGAGGATACATCTGTGTATAAACTCATTGCGGTCATGAGCAAGAAAATGACAGTGGATCTTAAGCATCCAATGCATGTCGTCGATAAAGAAAAGACGGCAAAAGAGCTCTCAAAAGTCATCGATATGAGCGAAAGCGAAATTTTAAAGCGTCTCAATACAAAAGATGCATTCCAAGTGGAGTTTGGTAAAGCGGGGAAGGATATTAGTTTTTCAACGAAGGAAAAAATTGAAAAGCTAAAACTTCCAGGTATTGCTTTTGAAAAAGACACGAAGCGCTATTATCCAAACGGCATGTTTGCCTCTAACCTCATCGGTTACGCCAGATTAAATGAGGCGACAAAGGACATGTCAGGTGCAATGGGACTTGAGAAGGCACTGAACAAATATTTAAAAGAAAAAGACGGCTATGTGACATATAACAGTGACAGAAGCGGATGGGCCTTACCGAATAGTAAAGAAGACATTGTCGCACCGAAAGACGGGAAAAATGTCACGCTGACCATTGATCAGAAAATACAAGCGTTTCTTGAAGAAAGTATGACACAGGTTGCCAAAAAGTATAAGCCGAAGAAAATCATTGCTACAGTCGTTGATCCGAAAACTGGAAAGGTTCTCGCAATGGGACAGCGACCAAGCTTTAATTTAAATGAACTAGACATTACGAATTATAACAATGATGTGATTTCATATGCGTTTGAACCAGGTTCAACGATGAAGATCTTTACCTTAGCTGCGGCGATCCAAGAAGGGGTCTACCAAGGCAATGATAAATATCAATCTGGTACTTATAAAGTAGGCGGCGGACTTGTAAGAGACCACAACAATGGAAATGGCTGGGGCAAAATTGATTTTCATCAAGGGGTTCTTCGCTCATCAAACGTGGCCTTTGCAAAGCTCGCAAAAGAAAAACTAGGCTTCACACGCTACGAACAATATTTGCAGAAGTTCCATTTCTATGACAAAACGGGGATTGATTTGCCGAACGAGGCGTCTAGCAAAATCAATTATAGATATGAATATGACAAAGCATCGACTGCTTATGGTCAAGCATCAGCTATCACACCGATTCAACAAATTGAAGCAGCCACAGCGATAGCAAATGGCGGAACAATGATGAAGCCATATGTCATTGACCATATTACAGACCCGAACACAAACAAAACGATTTTGCAGCACGAACCAACAGCAGCAGGAAAACCAATTTCATCTGATACAGCGAAGCAAGTCCGTGACATTTTAGGTGAGGTTGTTTCTTCAAAAATTGGAACAGGTCAGCCTTACCAAATCAAAGGCTTCGACGTTGCTGGGAAAACAGGAACGGGGCAAATTGGTGGTGCCGGCGGTTACCTCCAAGGACGAAACGATTATGTCTTTTCATTTATGGGAATGGCGCCAAAAGATGATCCGAAGCTACTTGTGTATGTGGCTGTTCAGCAGCCGCAGCTGTCTGAAACAGAAACGGGGTCGGCTCCGGTTTCTCAAATCTTTAACCCTGTCATGAAAAATAGTTTGCTATATTTAAATATTGCACCAACAAAAACAGACGATAAAAAATCAGGCGAAGAAAAAGTGAAACAAGAAACGATGCCTTCATACCTGGATTTAGAAGTGAAGCAGGCAGAAACAGAAGCCAAAAAGAAAAACTTAACGCCTGTTGTCATCGGCGACGGGCTCTCCATTAAACGCCAGTGGCCGAGTGCCGGCTCTGAATTCTCTGAAAGCCAGAAAGTGTTCTTGAAAACAGCAGGTAAAACCATTAAGATGCCTGATATGACAGGCTGGTCCAGAAGGGAAGTCCTTCAATATGCTTCGATTGCCGGTGTGCATATAGAAACAAATGGACAAGGATATGCTGTGAAACAAAGTGTCAAAAGTGGAGCAGAGATTTCAGACAAAGTCGTCACTGTGACATTTAAAAGTCCAAATTAA
- the ftsL gene encoding cell division protein FtsL → MSNLAYQREVKQHQTEQQGQSVVIKRRGSITLGEKILLVMFVMALMCSSILIISKAFAVYHANIEVQKLEQQVSLESKKITELQKEKDLLSEPERIIEAAKKAGLSISKDVKKVD, encoded by the coding sequence ATGAGTAATTTGGCTTATCAAAGAGAAGTGAAGCAACATCAAACAGAGCAGCAAGGCCAATCGGTTGTCATTAAAAGAAGAGGTTCTATCACACTTGGTGAAAAAATCTTACTTGTCATGTTTGTCATGGCTCTTATGTGCAGCTCGATTCTCATCATTTCTAAAGCTTTTGCTGTCTATCATGCCAATATCGAAGTGCAGAAGCTAGAACAGCAAGTATCTTTAGAATCGAAGAAAATCACTGAGTTACAAAAGGAAAAAGACTTGCTGAGTGAACCAGAAAGAATCATCGAAGCTGCAAAAAAAGCAGGCTTAAGCATATCGAAAGATGTTAAGAAGGTCGATTAA
- the rsmH gene encoding 16S rRNA (cytosine(1402)-N(4))-methyltransferase RsmH — translation MFQHETVLLKETVDGLNVKEDGTYVDCTLGGAGHSSYLLSQLSEKGTLIGFDQDDAALDHAREKLAGSKANILFIKSNFRYLKERLNEQGITSVDGVIFDLGVSSPQLDTPERGFSYHHDAPLDMRMDQSAALSAKKVVNEWPFEDLVRIFYKYGEEKFSKQIARKIEEARKKAPIETTGELVDIIKEGIPAPARRTGGHPAKRVFQAIRIAVNDELKVFEEALEQAIELLNPKGRISVITFHSLEDRICKSTFREMSSLPELPHGLPVIPEGLEPKLKLITRKPIVASEQELEHNNRARSAKLRIAEKK, via the coding sequence ATGTTTCAACATGAGACAGTATTATTAAAAGAAACAGTTGACGGTTTAAACGTAAAAGAAGACGGTACATATGTGGACTGCACGCTAGGCGGAGCAGGTCATAGCTCATATTTACTATCTCAATTATCAGAAAAAGGTACATTGATTGGTTTTGACCAAGACGATGCTGCACTGGATCATGCACGAGAGAAGCTCGCGGGTTCTAAAGCGAACATTCTTTTCATAAAAAGCAACTTCCGATATTTAAAAGAACGTCTGAATGAACAAGGTATTACAAGCGTAGATGGTGTGATTTTTGATCTTGGGGTATCATCTCCTCAGCTCGACACACCAGAGAGAGGCTTTAGTTATCATCATGATGCACCTCTTGACATGCGAATGGATCAATCAGCCGCATTGTCGGCAAAAAAAGTGGTCAATGAATGGCCATTTGAAGATCTAGTTCGGATTTTCTACAAATATGGGGAAGAAAAGTTCAGCAAGCAAATCGCACGCAAAATTGAAGAAGCAAGAAAAAAAGCGCCAATTGAAACAACGGGTGAGCTTGTCGACATCATCAAAGAAGGAATTCCGGCACCTGCAAGACGAACTGGCGGACATCCAGCGAAAAGAGTGTTTCAAGCGATCCGAATTGCCGTAAATGATGAATTGAAAGTATTTGAAGAAGCACTAGAACAAGCAATAGAGTTACTCAATCCGAAGGGGAGAATTTCTGTCATTACATTCCATTCACTTGAAGACCGGATTTGTAAAAGTACATTTAGAGAAATGTCTTCTCTTCCAGAACTTCCGCACGGACTACCAGTGATTCCAGAAGGACTTGAACCAAAGCTGAAGCTGATCACGAGAAAACCGATCGTTGCATCAGAACAAGAGCTGGAACATAACAACCGTGCCCGTTCAGCGAAGCTCCGAATTGCAGAAAAAAAGTAA
- the mraZ gene encoding division/cell wall cluster transcriptional repressor MraZ yields the protein MFMGEYQHTIDTKGRMIIPAKFRDGLGEQFVLTRGLDQCLFGYPMSEWKLIEEKLKALPLTKKDARAFTRFFFSGAVECDLDKQGRINIASNLLQYAKLEKECVVIGVSNRIELWSKSIWEQYTEEQEDSFAEIAENMIGFDI from the coding sequence ATGTTCATGGGTGAATACCAACATACGATTGATACAAAAGGGCGCATGATCATCCCTGCTAAATTTAGAGACGGTCTCGGAGAACAGTTTGTGCTGACGAGAGGGCTTGATCAATGTTTATTTGGCTACCCTATGAGTGAGTGGAAACTAATCGAAGAGAAACTCAAAGCACTACCGCTAACGAAAAAAGATGCACGTGCGTTTACCCGGTTCTTCTTCTCTGGCGCAGTCGAATGCGATCTGGACAAGCAGGGGCGTATTAACATCGCATCAAACCTACTCCAATATGCAAAACTCGAAAAAGAATGTGTGGTCATCGGCGTTTCAAATCGAATTGAGTTGTGGAGTAAGTCGATCTGGGAACAATATACAGAAGAGCAAGAAGATTCTTTTGCTGAAATTGCTGAAAACATGATTGGATTTGATATATAA
- the bshC gene encoding bacillithiol biosynthesis cysteine-adding enzyme BshC: MQLTELSIRSQNLFIRDYIEEKKEMTTFFDYDIHSEHTWKKRYDDLMEMSFPREALADYMSAYHTKFESAAMRQNIEKIRDKRSVMVVGGQQAGLLTGPLYTIHKIISIIQFAKEKETELGVPVIPVFWVAGEDHDVDEINFVYTSGEKGPVKQKLSLHNVKKAAAKRIPLDQEKTEIWLRDVFSTYEESAYTNDLLVQLLRCLRKSQTFTDFFEWIVCDLFEEDGLLLFNSGDLGVKPLERTLFKHIVETNDEVTNRLNESQAAMKRAGYQPIIEAGDNQANLFYEYDEERFLIEKENGRFLISEVGLTWTKEELLKEVEEHPERFSNNVVTRPLMQETLLPTLAFMAGHGEVNYWGELKGIFEHFQLKMAPVLPRLHVTILERHIDKKLPVRELSVEEVLTNGVKEKKDAHFQQSLPDSFVQAVEHAKRELANAHGVMRQEALEIEPNFEQLLDKNAKFIEDQLQFVYQKVAQRVEEKEGYILRDFERIENSLKPLDAPQERIWNIMYFLNKYGPEFFKTFKNLPFSFQNKQQIVKL; this comes from the coding sequence ATGCAATTGACTGAACTTTCCATCCGAAGTCAGAATTTATTCATACGTGATTATATAGAAGAAAAAAAAGAGATGACGACTTTTTTTGATTATGATATACATTCTGAGCACACATGGAAAAAGAGATACGACGATCTCATGGAAATGAGCTTCCCGCGCGAGGCTTTAGCGGATTATATGAGTGCATACCACACAAAGTTTGAATCGGCAGCGATGCGTCAGAACATTGAAAAGATCCGTGACAAGCGGAGTGTCATGGTGGTCGGAGGGCAGCAGGCTGGTTTATTAACAGGACCGCTTTATACCATACATAAAATCATATCCATCATTCAGTTTGCAAAAGAAAAAGAAACAGAACTTGGCGTCCCAGTGATTCCGGTCTTTTGGGTAGCCGGTGAGGATCATGACGTAGATGAAATTAATTTTGTGTACACATCTGGCGAAAAAGGGCCAGTGAAACAAAAACTGTCATTACATAACGTCAAAAAAGCGGCTGCGAAAAGAATCCCGCTTGATCAAGAAAAAACTGAGATATGGCTCCGTGATGTATTTTCAACATATGAAGAATCTGCATATACCAATGATTTGCTTGTACAGCTTCTTCGATGTTTACGCAAATCACAAACGTTTACTGATTTCTTTGAATGGATTGTATGTGACCTCTTTGAAGAAGATGGGCTGCTTTTATTTAATTCAGGTGACTTAGGTGTCAAACCACTCGAGCGTACGTTATTCAAGCACATTGTCGAGACAAATGATGAGGTTACTAATCGTTTAAATGAATCACAGGCTGCTATGAAACGAGCAGGATATCAGCCGATTATTGAAGCCGGTGACAATCAGGCGAATCTGTTTTACGAATATGATGAGGAACGTTTCCTAATTGAAAAAGAGAACGGCCGGTTTTTGATATCAGAAGTGGGGCTTACATGGACAAAGGAAGAGCTTTTGAAGGAAGTTGAGGAGCACCCAGAGCGATTTAGCAACAATGTGGTGACGCGTCCCTTGATGCAGGAAACCCTTCTCCCGACACTTGCTTTTATGGCAGGACACGGTGAGGTTAACTATTGGGGAGAGCTGAAAGGAATCTTTGAGCATTTTCAATTAAAGATGGCGCCTGTTCTTCCGAGACTGCATGTGACCATTCTTGAAAGACACATCGACAAGAAACTGCCAGTTAGAGAACTGTCGGTAGAAGAAGTGCTCACAAATGGAGTAAAAGAAAAGAAAGACGCTCACTTTCAGCAAAGCCTTCCAGACAGCTTTGTTCAAGCGGTTGAACATGCCAAACGTGAATTGGCTAATGCTCATGGCGTGATGAGACAAGAAGCACTGGAGATTGAACCAAACTTCGAGCAGCTGCTAGATAAAAATGCCAAATTTATTGAAGACCAGCTTCAATTTGTGTATCAAAAGGTTGCGCAGCGTGTGGAAGAGAAGGAAGGATATATCCTTCGGGACTTTGAACGGATTGAAAATAGTTTAAAACCACTAGATGCCCCACAAGAAAGAATTTGGAACATCATGTACTTTTTAAACAAATATGGTCCAGAATTCTTCAAAACGTTCAAAAATCTGCCATTTTCATTTCAAAACAAGCAACAAATTGTCAAACTTTGA
- a CDS encoding 2-dehydropantoate 2-reductase has protein sequence MNIGIIGGGAIGLLCASYLTQHHDVTVFTRRNEQAEEIRAFGIERTVKGETCHAFVHAQTGITGEFDLLIVTVKYHHLQDVLSELSTLSPHRILFLQNGMAHLLDLENWETGHSLYIGVVEHGAMKMSDHEVNHTGIGVIKWGAFQHEAAADIKKALNETSFHFQMVYTDEWKKVLQEKLLVNVCINPLTTLLHVRNGALIQNPSYEYMMKCAFEEAVSILSLPEKERLWAYVNTVCENTAENQSSMLQDIVKGRQTERKAILGYLLKKAQAQGVAVPHLTFFDRSLEVLEKKQTKSFE, from the coding sequence TTGAACATTGGAATCATTGGCGGCGGTGCGATTGGTCTGCTCTGTGCTAGTTATTTAACGCAGCATCATGACGTCACAGTCTTTACAAGAAGAAACGAACAGGCAGAAGAGATTCGAGCATTCGGTATTGAGCGAACAGTAAAAGGAGAAACATGCCATGCGTTTGTTCATGCACAAACAGGAATAACAGGAGAATTTGATTTGCTCATCGTGACAGTGAAATATCATCATTTGCAAGATGTGCTTAGTGAACTATCGACATTATCTCCTCATCGTATCTTATTTTTACAGAACGGAATGGCTCACTTATTAGATTTGGAGAATTGGGAAACGGGACATTCATTATACATAGGTGTGGTAGAGCACGGAGCTATGAAGATGTCAGATCATGAAGTGAACCATACAGGTATCGGTGTCATCAAGTGGGGGGCATTTCAGCATGAAGCAGCAGCTGATATAAAAAAAGCATTGAATGAGACATCATTCCATTTTCAGATGGTCTATACGGATGAATGGAAAAAGGTGCTGCAGGAAAAACTGCTTGTCAATGTCTGTATTAATCCGCTTACGACTTTACTGCATGTGAGAAACGGGGCATTAATTCAAAATCCTTCATATGAATACATGATGAAATGTGCATTTGAAGAAGCAGTTTCTATCTTGAGCTTACCTGAAAAAGAGCGACTCTGGGCTTATGTCAATACTGTTTGCGAGAATACGGCTGAGAATCAATCATCTATGCTTCAAGATATAGTAAAAGGCCGCCAAACCGAAAGAAAAGCTATCCTTGGCTATCTTTTAAAAAAGGCTCAAGCACAAGGTGTTGCGGTGCCACATCTCACTTTCTTTGATCGAAGCTTGGAAGTATTGGAAAAAAAGCAAACAAAATCTTTTGAGTGA
- a CDS encoding N-acetyltransferase — MAQVKRLLINYKTLEEFKQFKEYGIQELSMLEDLESNMIENDSNSPFYGIYFGDKLVARMSLYQVDGSTTTYFNHNHDYLELWKLEVLPGYQRKGYGEALVEFAKSFGLPIRTNPRVKSAGFWDKMGFEAVKYDMERDKGENPLIWEPAHIQKNTGESA, encoded by the coding sequence ATGGCACAAGTAAAACGACTTCTAATTAATTACAAAACTTTAGAGGAATTTAAACAATTTAAGGAATACGGCATACAAGAGTTATCCATGCTTGAAGACCTTGAAAGCAATATGATTGAAAACGATAGCAACTCTCCATTTTATGGGATTTATTTTGGAGATAAGCTAGTGGCACGTATGAGCCTTTATCAAGTGGACGGCTCAACGACAACGTATTTTAACCACAACCATGATTATTTAGAGCTGTGGAAGCTGGAAGTGCTTCCTGGGTATCAGCGCAAAGGGTACGGCGAAGCACTTGTTGAATTCGCTAAATCGTTCGGATTGCCAATTCGGACCAATCCGCGTGTCAAATCTGCCGGTTTTTGGGATAAAATGGGCTTTGAAGCAGTCAAATATGATATGGAGCGCGATAAGGGTGAAAATCCACTCATCTGGGAGCCCGCACATATTCAAAAAAATACAGGTGAATCCGCTTAA